Sequence from the Marinobacter antarcticus genome:
GTGAGGACGAACCCGAGCCTATGGTTCAGGTTGTTGAGCCTTTTGTTGTCTGGCGAACCGGCCCGGCGGTGGGATATCCGGTTTTTCACACTAGCGAAAAAGGTGAATGGCTGACGCTTCTGCAGCGCAAGACCGGCTGGATGAAGGTCCGGGATGAGAAAGGCCGCGAAGGCTGGGTGGCGGTGGCTGCCATTGCACAAACCCGGGATGCAACGGGTGAAGTTGTCAATCTCAGCGTGCCGGATCTGGAATCGTTCAGCGACAGGAATGTTGAAGTCGGGATCATGATGGGTGAGTTCGAAGGTGCCCCAGTAACCTCAGGCTACGGAGGTTACTGGTTTACGCCCAACCTGGCAGCGGAACTGTGGGGCTCGCAAGTGCTGGGCAGCGCCTCGGAAATACTCATGGTGAACGCCAATATTGTGCATCAGCCGTTTCCTCACTGGCGGGTTTCACCTTTTTTCACCCTTGGGGTAGGCCATATATGGGTGAATCCGAAAACAACGCTGGCGCAGCCAGAGGAACGTGATAACCCTATCGGCCATGCCGGGTTAGGGCTTCGTGTTTATATTACCGATCGCTATTTTATCCGGGCCGAGTTCAAGGACTACAAAGTCTTTACCAGCCGAGCAACCAACGAAGAAGCGACAGAATGGAAAATCGGACTAAGTATCTTTTTCTGACCGGGTTCTGCCTGGCACAAGTAATGGCTTTTACGCCCCAGGTGTTCGCGGCTGAAGAAGCTGAGCGCGACGACCGGCCTCTGATCGAACCGGATGTGAAGCCGGTGCCGGTTGATGAAGCGCTGATTGATACAGAGAACTTCGAGGTCGGAGCCTTTGTGGGTGTGCTCAATATTGAAGACTTTGAGTCGTCACTTGTGTACGGCGGCAAGCTCACATACCACCTGAGCGAGTCGTTCTTTTTCGAGGCCGGAATAGGCTTTGCGGAGGGTGGCGAAACCAGTTTTGAAAATCTGGCGGGCAACGTGCAAGTGCTGACCGACAGTGAGCGTGAGTATCGCTATTACAACATCAACCTGGGCTATAACGTTCTGCCCGGTCAGGCGTTTCTTACCGAGAACTACGCATTCAACACCAACTTCTATCTGATTGCCGGAGCCGGTGCCACGGACTTTGGCGGCGATACCCGTTTCACCCTCAACGCCGGAGCTGGCTATCAGATTCTACTGACAGACAGCCTTGCGATACATCTGGGTGTGCGCCAGCACTACTACCGCATTGATGTAGTAGGTGCGGAGAAGACGTCAATGAACACCGAAATCAGTTCCGGACTGTCGGTCTTTTTCTGAACACAGGAGCTTTTGAAATGAAAAACCCGGTTACCACCATGGCATTAGCGATCGCTTTTTCCGGCGCTGCGCTCACGGTACAGGCGGAAGCCATTAACGTTGCGGCTCCGGATTTCACTCTGGAAAGTCGTTCCGGAGACAACATCCGGCTTGAAGATCATCGCGGCGAAGTGGTCATGCTGAACTTCTGGGCGTCATGGTGCGGGCCGTGTCGGCAGGAAATGCCCCTGATGGACGATATCTACAGTCGTTATCAGGATCTGGGCTTTACCATTCTTGCAGTGAATGTCGACGAGAATCGTGACGAGGCTTTGCGTTTCCTGGACAAGGTGCCGGTGAGCTATCCGGTTCTGTACGACCCTGAAAGCTCGGTGAGCGAGCTTTACGAAGTGCCGGCCATGCCGACAACAGTGATGATCGATCGCGATGGCAATGCTCGTTACATTCATTATGGCTACAAGCCCGGCTACGAAACCGAATATGAAACCCAGATCAGAGAGCTGGTGCGAGAGTGATTACGGGGCAGGCAAGCGTTATGCACAAATTAACCATTACCATGCCTTTGTTCCTGGCGCTGCTGGTGTCGGCAACTGCCGGCTGCAGCTCTGTAAAACCCTGGGTAAAACCTTATGAGCGGGATCGTCTGGCTGATCCGATCATGAGCCTTAGCCGCCACGGCAAGGCAGATTCGTACATGCACCACGTTTATCAATCCCGGGAATCCGCCCGTGGAGCGGAAGGCGGCGCGGGAGGTGGTTGTGGATGTAACTGATCGCCGCCGGCTAGCCCGGATGCTGTGGGCTTTTCTCACAATGATGGTTTCGTGCTCGTTCGCCCAGGCTGCAACCCTGCCGGTTGATAGCGTGGATGTACTTTATCATCGTTACGATGGTGGCGGCATGGTGATCGACGGCCCTGTAGTGCTGGCGCGTAAGAGCGTCGGGCCCCAGGTATCGGTTTCGGGGCAGTATTACGTGGATATGGTCTCGGCAGCTTCTGTAGACGTATTGGCAACCGCAAGTGCCTATACCGAAGAGCGCACCGAATACACGGTTGGTGTCGATTATCTCTATGAGCGCGCGATTATGAGCCTGGGTTTCACCAACAGCTCTGAAAACGACTACGAAGCCAATACCGTGTACTTCACCGTCAGCCAGGATTTCTTTGGTGGTATGTCCACGGTCACCCTCGGTTATGCGGGTGGTTGGGATGAGGTCGGCAAGATTGGCAATGACAACTTCAGTGAAGACGCCGACCGCCGTAACTTTCAGTTGGGCCTTAGTCAGGTGCTTACCCGCAATATGCTCGTCGGGCTTGATCTGGAAGTGGTTACGGATGAGGGCTTTCTGCAGAATCCATATCGCCAGAACCGTTATCTGGATCCTGACGATGCGACTTCGTTTCTCTATCAGCCGGAGCGCTATCCGGAAACCCGAACCAGCACGTCAGTGGCTGCCCGGGCTATTTATCACCTGCCATACCGCGCCTCCATTCGCGGTGAATACCGGCATTTCAGTGACACCTGGGGCATTAACGCACAAACCGTAGAGCTGGGCTATGTGCACGCTCTGAATGAGCGTTGGACGCTCGAAGGCTCCGTTCGCTATTACCGTCAGAGTGAGGCGGATTTCTACAGCGACCTTTTCCCCTATGAAAACTCACAGACGCATCTGGCAAGAGACAAGGAAATGAGCTCCCTTTCGGGCACGACTCTCGGGACTGGCGCAGTCTATGAGTGGAAGCAG
This genomic interval carries:
- a CDS encoding DUF4266 domain-containing protein gives rise to the protein MHKLTITMPLFLALLVSATAGCSSVKPWVKPYERDRLADPIMSLSRHGKADSYMHHVYQSRESARGAEGGAGGGCGCN
- a CDS encoding TlpA disulfide reductase family protein, with protein sequence MALAIAFSGAALTVQAEAINVAAPDFTLESRSGDNIRLEDHRGEVVMLNFWASWCGPCRQEMPLMDDIYSRYQDLGFTILAVNVDENRDEALRFLDKVPVSYPVLYDPESSVSELYEVPAMPTTVMIDRDGNARYIHYGYKPGYETEYETQIRELVRE
- a CDS encoding SH3 domain-containing protein codes for the protein MPIAILILMLCLPVTAWAGWLWGEDEPEPMVQVVEPFVVWRTGPAVGYPVFHTSEKGEWLTLLQRKTGWMKVRDEKGREGWVAVAAIAQTRDATGEVVNLSVPDLESFSDRNVEVGIMMGEFEGAPVTSGYGGYWFTPNLAAELWGSQVLGSASEILMVNANIVHQPFPHWRVSPFFTLGVGHIWVNPKTTLAQPEERDNPIGHAGLGLRVYITDRYFIRAEFKDYKVFTSRATNEEATEWKIGLSIFF
- a CDS encoding outer membrane beta-barrel domain-containing protein gives rise to the protein MENRTKYLFLTGFCLAQVMAFTPQVFAAEEAERDDRPLIEPDVKPVPVDEALIDTENFEVGAFVGVLNIEDFESSLVYGGKLTYHLSESFFFEAGIGFAEGGETSFENLAGNVQVLTDSEREYRYYNINLGYNVLPGQAFLTENYAFNTNFYLIAGAGATDFGGDTRFTLNAGAGYQILLTDSLAIHLGVRQHYYRIDVVGAEKTSMNTEISSGLSVFF
- a CDS encoding DUF3570 domain-containing protein, with the translated sequence MDVTDRRRLARMLWAFLTMMVSCSFAQAATLPVDSVDVLYHRYDGGGMVIDGPVVLARKSVGPQVSVSGQYYVDMVSAASVDVLATASAYTEERTEYTVGVDYLYERAIMSLGFTNSSENDYEANTVYFTVSQDFFGGMSTVTLGYAGGWDEVGKIGNDNFSEDADRRNFQLGLSQVLTRNMLVGLDLEVVTDEGFLQNPYRQNRYLDPDDATSFLYQPERYPETRTSTSVAARAIYHLPYRASIRGEYRHFSDTWGINAQTVELGYVHALNERWTLEGSVRYYRQSEADFYSDLFPYENSQTHLARDKEMSSLSGTTLGTGAVYEWKQTSLPGIKRVQFSLLLDWLNFDYDNFRDVTASGSYLPGEEPLYSFDALVTRASVILEY